A stretch of DNA from Streptomyces sp. NBC_01197:
CAGGGCGACGATCTTCGCGGCCGCCTCCGGCTCCTGCCGCGCCAGCCAGCGCAGCTTCGACACCGGCTGCGCGGCCTGCGGTACGGAGCCGACCGCCTCGGCCCACGCGGACCGGCCGCCGAGCGAATCGACCAGATCCGCCGCGGCGACCTGCGCCCGCTTGTCGTTGCCTACCAGCGCGGGCCGTACGAGATTGCCCTGCCGGTCCAGCGGCACCAGGCCGTGCTGCTGGGCGGACACGCCAATGGCCTGCACGCCTTCCAGCAGCCCGCCGGACGCCGCCTCACCGAGCGAGAGCAGCCAGCTCTGCGGATCGGCTTCGTACTTGCTGGCCTCGTTGGCCCTGTTGGCTTCTTCGCCCCCACCATCCGTCTGTGGATGGGGCGCATACCCCTGGCGCAGCACGGCACCTGTGTCCGTGTCGCACACGACGATGCGCGTGAAGGCGGCTGAGCTGTCAAGACCGGCGACTATCCCCATACGGCCCGATTGTGCCGCACGCGGGGGACGTCAGGTGTTGGTGGTGCCCCAGTCGTCCTCGACGGCCCCGTTCCGCTCGCGCAGCGACCGGACCCGGTGGGCCATCGCGTCGGGCATCCTGTCGCCCATCTTCTCGCTCACGGTGTGGAGCGCCTTGCCCGCGACCTCCCGCCCGTTCTGCGCGGCGGCCTCGGCCGCGTTGCGTACGGCCGGATTCTCCGCGACCTGACGGGCGGACTTCTTCAACTGCTCGTAACGCTCCCGACCGGCACGTGTGCCGATCACATAACCGAGAGCGAGTCCCACGACGAACGTCAGCTTGTACCGCATGGCTGCCTTCCCTTGTGCCGGTGCTGCCCGCCTACCCGGCCGGCACGTGATCACCCGGGGCGGAACCGATTGGCGGAGCACCCCCCTGCTTGCGCTAATGTATGTGTCGCAGCGAGCACACGCCCCCCGGGAACGGTTCGGTGGGTACGTTCGGTGCACAGCAGCAATCCCCTGTAGCTCAATTGGCAGAGCAGCCGGCTGTTAACCGGCAGGTTACTGGTTCGAGTCCAGTCGGGGGAGCGCGGTCCCCTGTAGCTCAATTGGCAGAGCATTCGGCTGTTAACCGGAGGGTTACTGGTTCGAGTCCAGTCGGGGGAGCAAGACGGAAGAGGGCCCCTCAGGGGCCCTTTTTCGTGCTGTTTCCCGCCGGGGTGGAACCGCCCCGGCCACGGCGCAGTCCTCATGGTCAGCGATGCCGACCATCCGAGGCAGGAGATCGTATGAGCGGCTATGCTGCGGCAGACGGCGCGCACACGTGTACGCGCCACGCCGTAATGGGGCGGTAGCTCAGCCGGTTAGAGCAGCGGACTCATAATCCGTCGGTCAAGGGTTCGAGTCCCTTCCGCCCCACCAAAACTGCCCGTCGAAAAAACGTTCTGACCAGCTACTTAGCTGGTTGGGGCGGCGTACGCCGGGATCTTGGCGGCCCGTTGCGATCAGGCTTTCATGATCGTGAGGACAAATTGAGGACGCAGGTCACGCGGCGGCGCACAACCCCTCGTTCGGCTCATCCTCATCACCATCGGGCGCCTCGCTGTTGGCCTCCTCGACCCGGCTGTCGGCCTTCCTGTGCTCCTTGTTCGGAGGGGCCCCCTTCTGTGGGGGCCGCGGCACG
This window harbors:
- a CDS encoding YtxH domain-containing protein; the protein is MRYKLTFVVGLALGYVIGTRAGRERYEQLKKSARQVAENPAVRNAAEAAAQNGREVAGKALHTVSEKMGDRMPDAMAHRVRSLRERNGAVEDDWGTTNT